From the genome of Mastacembelus armatus chromosome 21, fMasArm1.2, whole genome shotgun sequence:
ATGTGTGGAGTGACAGGCAGCGATCTCTACAATTCTGAAACCACAGGAGATATTTCAATCAGTGTGAGACAGCGAAGAGGATTCATCATATTCATGGTGACTCTCTCGCTCACCTCTCTTTCTCAGTCATGATCTGAACTGGGCTCAGCTGGTTGTTCTTGTTGCCAGTGCCCAGTTGTCCATATGTGTTGGCACCCCAAGCATAGAGCAACCCCTCATCTGTTAGTGCCAGGGTGTGGGCATAGCCTGAGACAATCTGGAGaggacgggggggggggggtgttcagATGTCAGACCATGctttttaacacaaaacataGCAGGGCATGTTAGTCTGTATCTCATTTTGCGAAGGTAAAAATTGAAAACTTGTTTTTGCTCCAATTAAGTATTTCATGTAAATGACTCAAGTTAACCTTGAAACACTTCCTGCCTCAGCAGCGACTTGACATTGCACTGATAAACTGCACTTATGTGCACATTAGGAGTGTGGCAGTTAATTATAGCAattatttgatcatttaaaaGACTGAATAGGACCTGGTGAGTTGGTGTACACATTTTTAGGCCTTCCTTCTTCTAAACATTCAGAGATTCATAATATTTGAATAATTGCAGCTGAGATGACAGGGCTGAACTGATCTGTAGAGATCTGCTggttgaaaaatgtatttatccaAACTGAATTTTCATTGACTATTGCTTTGATTGTGTTATACGACTGCACAATTGATGTACATGTAATGAGACATCAATGAAAGATTTTGCATAATTTCACACCTGCTGCACACATAAACCCTGCAGAGCCAGAACTCGACAGGGAGTGAGCTGGTTCCCATTATTTCCAAGTCCAAGTTGTCCGTTCCCATTGTAGCCCCAACCGTACACCTGCAGATGAGAACGGAAGcgttttaatttttttgtcacCATAGTCACCTTTTTTGTCACCATTTGTATCTGAAGTATGAATCAAGCAATCACCTCTCCGTTGTCCACTACTGCCAGTGACGAGGTCTGACCACAGATGATACTGACAGCGACCTTGTTCTGCAGGCAGCTGGACACTCTGCGAGGTGTGGGCTGGTTCGCTGTGGAGCCAGAGCCCACCTGACCACAGTTGTTGTAGCCCCACGCATACACCTGGCACACAAAAAGGTTAGAGATGAGACAACACACTCAAATAATagacagatttattttaaaacaagctATTTTATGATAAATAGATTTTATAAATTATTCTTTAATAAATAATGGAGATACAATAAATCTCTTCAACTACTTTAAGAGGAAATTGTTAATATTGTCCATCCTCACTTTCTTCCCTCTGCTCCAAATACCAACTTTTACAACACGTGTACAGCAGCCAAGCTTCTTAATGCTAAGAGAAAACTGAGTTGTTGACTTCGTTCTACCTATGACCATGGTGGAGCAGTGGTACTGTGGCCCCACTCAAATGTCCCCAGAGGATGTTGTGTGTACAATATTTTGTTATCTCCAAATAAACTGCAGCTTAAACAAAAGTTTGACAgatatttgctttcttgctgtgagttaGATGAGAACACCGATACCATTCCCATGCCTGTATGCCAAGTTTGACAATTTACTGTACAAACGCGTTTGATAATCGTTTCatttaatgcagaaaatacccaaaatattaaacaacatataaatattaattattcaAAATCTCCTGTATTTCAGCCCCTCTAAAACACACGTGTCATATCTGGGAGCTAAGAGTGTAAACAGCCTGATTGTACAGTGAGCTAGACGCCGTCTGTGTTTGAAGTAGTTTGAAACAATGGATTTCTTATGGTTGAGGTTGTTTTTCACCTCTTGCTGTGACTGGACTTGGATCCTATAATGACCAAAGCTGAGTCACCTGTGTCATTACAAAGGCTTTAAACAGACTTCCATTCTGCTGCCTGTATAGTTCTGCAGTagaataactttttttttttttttcccctggaCACTCACTTCTCCTGAGTCAGTCAGAGCCATTGAATGGTGAGAGCCACATGCCACCTCTGTGACCTTCTTATCGAGCAGGTTGGAGGACACGAGCACTGGAGCTGCTCCTTGGTTTGTTGTCCCATTTCCCAGTTGGCTGTAGCCATTATGGCCCCAGGCAAATAACTCTCCatctgaaacacaaagagatCAGTCATCCCGCAGCAGTTTTTAATCCGACTCTGAAGAGGAGGATTACATGTTTTGTGCAGCTACCCTCTGTGGCCAGCAGGATGTGGGGTCCACTGCCATAGCTCAGGCTGACCACCTTCCTCCCACTCAGGAAGTCCAGCTTTTTGGGTACAATAGTGCTCTGGCTGTCCCCTGTTCCCAGGCAGTTACTGCAGTTTAGCCCAAACACGTACACCTGAgcgaggagagaggaagaacaaaaaacagaacatgtcaTCTGGATCAGTGATAAACTGGGTTAAGCAGAGACGCCCTGAGTCAGCTGAGCAGGAAACAGGTTTCAAAGGTGTAGGTCTAGTGACATCAACCCTCCATACATCATACAGTACCAaaatcacaacagcagcactgataCAGAGATGTGACAAGGATATTTAACAATGATTATTAGGAGACCACATGCACTGAGACCCAGCtctaatattaaatgtaatatccGCAGAAAAAATGTTACCACAAAACTGCAATGTTAATATCAGGCAGTGATGAAGCGACATTAGTCATTATTTGAAATCCTATTTTTGGCTACTCAAATATTTAGTTCAAGTCCAGCAGTCCCACTCCTTTTATCCCTCTGTTGGTCTCTTGCCTGTCTGTCATGTACAGTGGGTTTATCAGAGCATGTGTTGCTGAAAACAACTGCCTGCTGTTGCTGGAAACAGGTTTAATGAGAGCAGGGACagtgaaccaaaacaacaaTCCTGTGGGatgtaaaaaccaaaaacaatgaaGTGAAAGATGCTTGAATGTTTGGTTGAGTTAAGGGGCAAAATCgctgattattttctgtgttgatCACCATGAGCGTCACCTTTCACATTACGCACTGTCATTTGATCCATTCTCAATATAACGTACATATTAATGGATGCAGATTTAAAGACATCACtaagaaaaaaattgtaaacCTCGTAAACATCGTCTGTAGTGGGTTACTTActtgaaacatgttttaatttaagCCACATTGAAACTGCCTTGACCTAAAAACCAATAGCTGCTTGATAAGACTATGCCAAACCAAACTACAGTTAAGTAAAGTAGACATGATTTGTAGTTTAATCGctaaaacaagcaaaaccaGCACATCCTAAAACTACTAGTTATGCTACTTTAACATCATATACCTAGAAAGGTCAGCGGTAACTTTCCCTTGCaatgattaaaacacaaacatgacccTGGTCTCTCACCTCATCATCACTGGTGATGTAGATGGCCTCGTTCGCAGACGTTCCAAACACACATGCTTTCCGTATCACAGCGAGCTCCTGAGGCCCCATCAGGCTGAAAATGGGCCATTTAGCTACATCCACCATGAtgctcctgctgtgtgtgtgtgtctgtgtgtgtggtgacgGTGGTGGGTTGGAGGGATGCACCTCAAACCAAAGGCTGGGCAGGGGTCAGGGGCAGAGGGGGAGTGTGATTAGACCAGGCTGCCAGTGCTACAATCACTCCTGTGGGTGGGTATGAAAATGTACAGTCAGTGATCATCAGACATAtgtcactatatatatatatatatatatatatatatatatatatatatatatatatatatatatagtgacaTATGTctgatgatatatatatatatatatatatttataaacaaTCATTCAGACACAACACATTTAAAGACACTATAATCTGAACTGGGAAAACAAGTGCTTATTTACATACTTTACTTTTAACCTTGAGGAGAAGAATTTTAGAGCAAAGTCAAAACATTGTGTCTTTTTAAAGCTTTGAAACAAACAGGCTTCACACACATGATGTTCAGCTTAGTAAGAAATGATGTTAAACCCATGCACTGAGAAGATTAAAGAGAAGTTGGGTCATGTGGCATAACACTAGCTCAGAGATCAGGGCTGGTGTGTACAGAGCCACACCATTTCCtctgtttcatatttaacaatatattttatgcaTAAACACTCTGGAGAGTCAAGATGTGGTCTCAAATAATTTAAAAGAGCATGGCCTTGTGTAAACAGTGAGACAGGACTCTATTATCAGTTATTATCAGAGTTTGCAATGAAAAAACACGAAAAACGAATAGATCAATGTTAATTTGTCGTATTTGAATAAACTCTGTCCCGATTTTTATTTCCCTACATTTAAGAATCAATTTCACTTTTTAGTCTTAGTCTTACTAATAAATCATTGCTTTGCAGATTTTGCAAGgttttacacacaaaatatatttaaactaGCCAACATTATATCATTCAGTAAAAACTAAATCTCCTTGGACCAACTGTGACATAAAAATGCAGCTTAGTGTAAATCCTGTTCTATTTCTCTGCCGCTGTAGTAGATATTAGTGTAACTTCAGTCTGCAATGAATtgtatgaatgaatgattttATTGCAGACTTGGGAGtccagaataataaaaacatagaaactaccaacatacacacacattaaaaaatacattaaaaagagCCCTATACCAGTATCTCCAAAACAAGGACTGATAATGAGAAGCACCACATCTCACTACATAATCTCATTTCCAGATGTATCCAGAcagcaaatacatttacacacgTGTTTTCTTAAAACTCCCTGAAAAGTATTTCCTCATAAAGTCACAAACAACTCACTAGCACTAACCCATCTAGGCCTCTTAAGCAATACTCCCAAAGCCTCATTAGACACTACCTGCAGTCTTCTCAGGCTACTTTTCTTAAAAGATGTGCTGTACAAAATGCTTTAAAGAAGGATGTTTTCTTTGATCACACTGAACCTACCAGATCATCTGCATACGAGATGGTTCATTTGTTTGTTACCCATCATACAACCAGTGTAACAAATTACATTATAAGCTGCTTTGGACAAATCATCATCtgattttgttctttgtgtttaaaCCAGACCAGGAAAAGGACTTACAGTAACGGCTGTTGAGGCCAGGGAGGTTTTGTGCTAAACCAGCAGCATCTCTTAATCCTGCCCTGCTCGCTGCTGATCACCTGGGCCAGGTGTGTTCACTCGTCGCATGCTGGAAGACACCAATTCACTTAGTCTTCccccacttccaccctcatctgagatggtaccTCCCAGCttctgtctgaacacacctggcCCAGGTGAtcagcaggaaaacaagcagCGCACACAGGTGTCCTCTCACAGAAAGCAGTTATCTAACGCTGGCCCATTGTTACAAAGGCATTATTCAGCAAACAGTGCAGCTGAGCCCCAGTGAACTGAGCTGGATCTAACTGGACGGATCCGTCTCTCAcagctggttcagacaaactaGTCCGAGGAAAACAGCGTCTAACGACGGCGCACGAGTAACGTTACCGTGAGGCAGGTCTATGTCACGGGTCCCGGTGACGGTTCACCGTGGGCTTCACACGTGTCTTCGACGGGTCTGTGTccgtgtttgtttgtgttttcactttctgcCGACACTGCTCTGACGATTATTTGCGGAAGTGAGGAGACGGAGTGATGTCACGTGACCCACAGACCAAAATAACCGACCGCAGATTTGTGCTCAGTGT
Proteins encoded in this window:
- the LOC113123920 gene encoding RCC1 and BTB domain-containing protein 1 isoform X1, whose translation is MVDVAKWPIFSLMGPQELAVIRKACVFGTSANEAIYITSDDEVYVFGLNCSNCLGTGDSQSTIVPKKLDFLSGRKVVSLSYGSGPHILLATEDGELFAWGHNGYSQLGNGTTNQGAAPVLVSSNLLDKKVTEVACGSHHSMALTDSGEVYAWGYNNCGQVGSGSTANQPTPRRVSSCLQNKVAVSIICGQTSSLAVVDNGEVYGWGYNGNGQLGLGNNGNQLTPCRVLALQGLCVQQIVSGYAHTLALTDEGLLYAWGANTYGQLGTGNKNNQLSPVQIMTEKERIVEIAACHSTHTSAAKTQSGQVYMWGQCRGQSIVLPHLTHFTCTDDVFACFATPSVMWRLLYMEHDDFLTVAQALKKEFDNPETADLRFCVDGKYIYVHKAVLKIRCEHFRSMFQSHWNEDMKEVIEIDQFSYPVYRSFLEFLYTDNVELPPEDAIGLLDLATSYCENRLKRLCQHIIKRGITVENAFSLLSAAVRYDAEDLEEFCFKFCINHLTEVTQTAAFWQIDGNLLKDFICRASRCGAFKN
- the LOC113123920 gene encoding RCC1 and BTB domain-containing protein 1 isoform X2, whose product is MVDVAKWPIFSLMGPQELAVIRKACVFGTSANEAIYITSDDEVYVFGLNCSNCLGTGDSQSTIVPKKLDFLSGRKVVSLSYGSGPHILLATEDGELFAWGHNGYSQLGNGTTNQGAAPVLVSSNLLDKKVTEVACGSHHSMALTDSGEVYAWGYNNCGQVGSGSTANQPTPRRVSSCLQNKVAVSIICGQTSSLAVVDNGEVYGWGYNGNGQLGLGNNGNQLTPCRVLALQGLCVQQIVSGYAHTLALTDEGLLYAWGANTYGQLGTGNKNNQLSPVQIMTEKERIVEIAACHSTHTSAAKTQSGQVYMWGQCRGQSIVLPHLTHFTCTDDVFACFATPSVMWRLLYMEHDDFLTVAQALKKEFDNPETADLRFCVDGKYIYVHKAVLKIRCEHFRSMFQSHWNEDMKEGCWIWPHHIVRIA